A window from Montipora capricornis isolate CH-2021 chromosome 7, ASM3666992v2, whole genome shotgun sequence encodes these proteins:
- the LOC138055580 gene encoding NLR family CARD domain-containing protein 3-like, with product MPVCFLYKKIASGKLLQGCTLLTTIRPTAVEDVRKLKFDRTVEITGFTLEQVKEFVEKFTKDDDSGDLKEIIWQHISTNINLFSLCYIPVNCFIICHCLLQLINISSDAKQKLPVKITEIYSISVKIYFYKHSRGNYSCSKTDLGCYMYKRFDELQPENDEVFKKLGKIAFNGIKSGKLVFESHEVSGLEDCGLLHRLPDMKPRKLGEPPRAQYCFTHLTVQEFFGAKHLTDTMGKDELQRFVAHHIRVGAWKVVMQFVAGLLEPIAGQPMTKSEIFTHLLSKEVERSDPSDLIWWPCSQEDKDLALQVCKCLYEIDSEQKKMKIQSKQAEIGFNVVDFIARRVVPTDCPAVMDSVRDADVTFLRLAFNSVGPLGCKEIEYLLKDVNCKLTRLELESNNIGDQGAEHLSYALKDDNCKLTQLNLGHNSIGYQGAAHLSDALKDVNCKLTQLDLVFNSIGYQGAEHQSDALKDVNCRLTQLNLGINNITDQGAARLSDALKYANCELTQLNLEVNEIGDHGAAHLSEALKDVNCKLTQLDLWRNNIGDQGAAHLSDALKDVNCKLTQLDLFSNEIGDQGAAHLSDALKDVNCKLTQLDLCSNEIGHQGAAHLSDALNDVNCKLGYLKLRGNNIRRRDAAGLRGALKDDNGKLTPRDLLGNNIGDQGAAPLSVARKDVNFEVT from the coding sequence ATGCCTGTGTGTTTTCTGTACAAGAAAATTGCTTCTGGAAAACTTCTTCAAGGCTGTACACTGTTAACAACAATAAGGCCAACTGCTGTTGAAGATGTCAGAAAACTGAAGTTTGATAGAACCGTTGAAATTACTGGATTTACATTGGAGCAAGTTAAAGAGTTTGTGGAGAAGTTTACAAAAGATGATGACAGTGgtgatttaaaagaaataatatggCAACACATTAGCACCAACATCAACCTGTTTTCATTGTGCTATATCCCTGtgaattgttttatcatttgtCACTGCTTACTACAACTGATTAACATAAGCTCTGATGCTAAGCAGAAACTACCCGTAAAGATTACTGAAATCTACAGCATTAGTGTGAAGATTTATTTTTACAAGCACAGCCGTGGTAATTACAGTTGCTCTAAAACTGACCTTGGTTGTTACATGTACAAGAGGTTTGATGAGCTTCAACCTGAAAATGATGAGGTGTTTAAGAAACTGGGAAAAATAGCTTTTAATGGCATTAAAAGTGGAAAACTTGTCTTTGAATCTCATGAAGTGAGCGGACTGGAGGATTGTGGGCTGCTTCACCGATTACCTGACATGAAACCTCGAAAACTTGGCGAACCCCCAAGAGCTCAATATTGTTTTACCCACTTAACTGTTCAAGAATTCTTTGGAGCTAAGCATCTTACGGATACCATGGGTAAAGACGAGCTGCAAAGATTTGTCGCCCATCATATTCGTGTTGGGGCCTGGAAAGTTGTAATGCAGTTTGTGGCTGGATTGTTAGAACCAATTGCAGGGCAGCCGATGACAAAGAGTGAGATATTTACCCACCTTCTTTCAAAGGAGGTCGAGAGGAGTGACCCGTCAGATCTGATCTGGTGGCCATGTTCTCAGGAAGACAAAGATTTGGCTTTGCAAGTATgtaagtgtttgtatgagatTGATAGCGAgcagaagaaaatgaaaattcaaagCAAACAAGCAGAAATTGGTTTTAATGTCGTTGATTTTATTGCAAGGAGAGTTGTTCCAACAGACTGTCCTGCGGTGATGGATTCTGTGAGGGATGCTGATGTGACATTCCTGAGACTAGCGTTTAACTCTGTCGGGCCATTGGGATGTAAAGAGATTGAATATTTACTGAAAGATGTCAACTGTAAACTCACTCGGCTGGAACTCGAGAGTAACAatataggagatcaaggagcagaaCACCTCAGTTATGCACTCAAAGATgataattgtaaactcactcagctgaacctcgggCATAACAGTATAGGatatcaaggagcagcacacctcagtgatgcactcaaagacgttaattgtaaactcactcagctggaccttGTGTTTAACAGTATAGGATATCAAGGAGCAGAACACcagagtgatgcactcaaagatgttaattgtagactcactcagctgaacctcgggATTAACAACATAacagatcaaggagcagcacgcctgagtgatgcactcaaataTGCTAATTGtgaactcactcagctgaacctcgagGTAAACGAGATAGGAGATCatggagcagcacacctgagtgaagcactcaaagatgttaattgtaaactcactcaactGGACCTCTGGAGAAACAatataggagatcaaggagcagcacacctgagtgatgcactcaaagatgttaattgtaaactcactcagctagACCTCTTCAGTaacgagataggagatcaaggagcagcacacctgagtgatgcactcaaagatgttaattgtaaactcactcagctggacctctGCAGTAACGAGATAGGacatcaaggagcagcacacctgagtgatgcactcaacgATGTTAATTGTAAGCTCGGTTATCTAAAGCTCCGCGGTAACAATATAAGACGTCGAGATGCAGCAGGCTTGAGAGGTGCTCTCAAAGATGATAATGGTAAACTCACTCCGCGGGACCTCTTGGGTAACAatataggagatcaaggagcagcacccCTGAGTGTTGCGCGTAAAGATGTCAATTTTGAAGTCACCTAG